One part of the Raphanus sativus cultivar WK10039 chromosome 7, ASM80110v3, whole genome shotgun sequence genome encodes these proteins:
- the LOC130498038 gene encoding uncharacterized protein LOC130498038 gives MTSTPTPSATNQTKRMDIPELPRRLYTLGEEPEPQHSISYHSDNNRLHAALKGALTEKEFEELKESRLGVFIKFKEQGFGWASRLVHHMLCLKLDIKKKYEMWCLVGPEPLRFSLLEFEMITGLNCEYIEDLDTPKCDVTPEMVSFWGKMGVYLEAGPTTDQIIDALKRCGDWSTEDRKRLAYLSIFTGFIEGRKFSTATRATLARLVMDLERFENYPWGRVSFKVLMDSLWNKEITGCYTVDGFIQVLQVWAYTALPGMGASIDTLSNDSADGDALYLPL, from the exons atgacgagtactccaactccttctgcgactaatcag acaaaaaggatggatattccagaactcccccgtaggttatacacattaggggaagagccagaaccccagcatagcatttcgtatcattcGGATAACAACAGGTTGCATGCTGCTCTTAAGGGAGCTCTCACTGAGaaagaatttgaagagctcaaggagtcgagattgggagttttcatcaagttcaaggagcagggatttggttgggcttcaaggctggttcaccacatgctctgtttaaagctggacattaagaagaagtacgagatgtggtgtctcgttggtccagaacctttgaggttttcactgttagagtttgaaatgatcactggtctaaactgcgagtacatcgaggaccttgacaCACCAAAATGTGATGTTACCccagagatggtttctttctgggggaaGATGGGAGTTTatctggaagctgggccaactactgatcagataatagatgcactgaagagatgcggggattggtccacggaagatcgcaagcggctcgcgtacctttccatcttcactggattcattgaagggagaaagttttcaaccgctacacgagctactctggcaaggctagtgatggatttagaacggtttgagaattatccatgggggagagtctcgtttaaggtgctgatggactctttgtggaacaaagagattactggctgttacaccgtggatgggtttatacaagttcttcaggtctgggcgtacacagctcTGCCGGgaatgggtgctagtattg ataCTTTGAGTAATGACTCAGCTGATGGAGATGCTCTATATCTTCCCCTATAA
- the LOC108814379 gene encoding glutathione S-transferase U23 — MAEEVILLDYWASMFGMRTRIALEEKGVKYEYREEDLSNKSSLLLEMNPIHKKIPVLIHNGKPICESIVQVEYIDQVWPGTNPILPSDPYQRAQARFWSDYIDKKTSGPCKGLHRETGKKQEAAKMEFIEVLKTLDSELGDKSFFGGNEFGLVDIAFIGFYSWFRTYEVIANFSIVAEYPKLIAWAERCLKRESVAKVLPDSDKVLKSVSDYRKKILGIN, encoded by the exons ATGGCAGAAGAGGTGATTCTTTTGGATTACTGGGCGAGCATGTTTGGGATGAGGACAAGGATTGCTCTGGAAGAAAAAGGAGTGAAATATGAATACAGAGAAGAAGATCTCAGTAACAAGAGCTCTTTGCTTCTTGAGATGAACCCAATTCACAAGAAGATTCCTGTTTTGATTCACAATGGCAAACCCATCTGCGAATCCATAGTACAGGTTGAGTACATCGATCAAGTCTGGCCTGGTACAAACCCTATTCTCCCATCTGATCCTTACCAGAGAGCTCAGGCTAGATTCTGGTCAGACTACATAGACAAGAAG ACGAGCGGACCCTGCAAAGGTTTACATAGAGAAACAGGGAAGAAACAAGAGGCAGCAAAGATGGAGTTCATCGAAGTACTCAAGACCCTTGACTCGGAGCTAGGAGACAAATCATTCTTCGGTGGAAACGAGTTTGGGCTCGTGGACATTGCCTTTATAGGATTCTACAGTTGGTTCCGTACGTACGAGGTGATTGCAAATTTCAGCATTGTGGCAGAGTATCCTAAGTTAATTGCTTGGGCAGAGAGGTGTTTGAAGAGAGAAAGTGTGGCTAAGGTCTTGCCCGACTCTGATAAGGTGCTAAAGTCAGTCTCTGACTATCGGAAGAAGATTTTAGGAATCAACTAG
- the LOC108817016 gene encoding glutathione S-transferase U22, with amino-acid sequence MADEVILLDFWPSPFGVRARIALREKGVEFEYREENLRDKSPLLLQMNPVHKKIPVLIHNGKPVCESMNIVQYIDEVWSQKNPLLPSDPYQRAQARFWVDFIDTKVYEPADKIWSTKGEVQETAKKEYIEALKILESELGDKPYFGGENFGFVDIAMTGYYMWFEASEKCGNFSIEPECPTLMASARRCLLRDSVVNSVPDPEKIVEFAFEIRKIYCV; translated from the exons ATGGCTGATGAGGTGATTCTTCTAGATTTCTGGCCAAGCCCATTCGGTGTGAGAGCGAGGATCGCACTAAGAGAGAAAGGAGTCGAGTTTGAGTACAGAGAAGAGAATCTGAGGGACAAGAGCCCCTTGCTTCTCCAAATGAATCCGGTTCACAAGAAGATTCCGGTTCTGATCCATAACGGTAAACCGGTCTGTGAATCCATGAACATAGTCCAGTACATCGACGAGGTCTGGTCCCAAAAGAACCCGTTACTCCCTTCGGATCCTTACCAAAGAGCTCAAGCAAGATTCTGGGTCGATTTCATTGATACCAAG GTTTACGAGCCAGCGGATAAGATTTGGTCAACAAAAGGCGAGGTGCAAGAGACAGCCAAGAAAGAGTATATTGAAGCACTTAAGATTCTTGAATCTGAGCTTGGAGACAAACCCTACTTTGGAGGAGAAAACTTTGGGTTTGTAGACATTGCCATGACTGGTTATTACATGTGGTTCGAAGCATCTGAGAAATGCGGTAACTTCAGCATCGAACCTGAGTGTCCTACACTTATGGCTTCAGCCAGGAGGTGTTTGCTGAGGGACAGTGTGGTTAACTCTGTCCCTGACCCTGAGAAGATCGTTGAGTTCGCCTTTGAGATTCGAAAGATATATTGTGTCTGA
- the LOC108817545 gene encoding 14-3-3-like protein GF14 omega, protein MAVSAREEFVYMAKLAEQAERYEEMVEFMEKVSAAVDGDELTVEERNLLSVAYKNVIGARRASWRIISSIEQKEESRGNDDHVAAIRDYRSKIETELSGICDGILKLLDSRLVPAAPSGDSKVFYLKMKGDYHRYLAEFKTGQERKDAAENTLSAYKSAQDIANAELAPTHPIRLGLALNFSVFYYEILNSPDRACSLAKQAFDDAIAELDTLGEESYKDSTLIMQLLRDNLTLWTSDMQDDAADEIKEASAPKPTEEQQ, encoded by the exons atggcggTTTCTGCGCGTGAGGAGTTCGTGTACATGGCCAAGCTCGCGGAGCAAGCGGAGAGGTACGAGGAGATGGTGGAGTTCATGGAGAAAGTCTCCGCGGCCGTCGACGGCGACGAGCTCACCGTCGAGGAGCGAAACCTCCTCTCCGTCGCCTACAAGAACGTGATCGGCGCTCGCCGCGCCTCGTGGCGCATCATCTCGTCGATCGAGCAGAAGGAGGAGAGCCGCGGCAACGACGACCACGTCGCGGCGATCCGCGACTACAGATCCAAGATCGAGACGGAGCTCTCGGGAATCTGCGACGGGATCCTCAAGCTCCTCGACTCCAGGCTCGTCCCCGCCGCCCCTTCCGGCGACTCCAAGGTGTTTTACCTGAAGATGAAGGGTGATTACCATCGCTACTTGGCTGAGTTCAAGACTGGTCAGGAGAGGAAAGACGCCGCCGAGAACACTCTCTCCGCCTACAAATCTGCTCAG GATATTGCGAATGCTGAGCTGGCACCAACTCACCCGATCCGTCTAGGTCTGGCATTGAACTTCTCTGTGTTCTACTACGAGATCCTTAACTCTCCTGATCGTGCCTGCAGCCTCGCCAAACAG GCCTTTGATGACGCGATAGCAGAGTTGGACACACTAGGAGAAGAGTCGTACAAAGACAGCACCTTGATCATGCAGCTTCTCCGTGACAACCTCACTCTCTGGACATCCGACATGCAG GATGATGCTGCGGATGAGATCAAGGAAGCATCTGCTCCAAAACCAACAGAGGAACAGCAGTAA
- the LOC108818448 gene encoding glutathione S-transferase U20, which yields MANSTILLDYWPSMFCMRARVALREKGVEFEAREEDLANKSPLLLQSNPIHKKVPVLIHNGKPVCESLNVVQYVDEAWSDKNPFFPSDPYGKAQARFWGDFVDKKFSDAQFKIWGKKGEEQAAGVKEFIEAVKILEAELGDKPYFGGDTFGYVDIALITFYSWFGAYEKFGNFSIEAESPKLIAWAKRCMEKESVSKSLPDQEKIVAYAAEFRKNNL from the exons ATGGCGAACTCGACGATTCTTCTTGATTACTGGCCAAGCATGTTCTGTATGAGGGCTAGAGTCGCGTTGAGGGAGAAAGGTGTGGAGTTCGAGGCCAGAGAAGAGGATCTCGCGAACAAGAGCCCTTTGCTCCTCCAAAGTAATCCGATTCATAAGAAGGTTCCGGTTCTGATCCACAACGGTAAACCAGTATGCGAGTCTCTCAATGTTGTCCAGTACGTGGACGAGGCTTGGTCTGACAAGAACCCATTCTTCCCTTCTGATCCCTACGGGAAAGCTCAGGCTAGGTTTTGGGGTGATTTCGTGGACAAGAAG TTTAGTGATGCCCAATTCAAGATATGGGGAAAGAAAGGTGAGGAACAAGCAGCAGGGGTGAAGGAGTTTATTGAGGCAGTGAAGATTCTTGAAGCTGAACTTGGAGACAAACCTTACTTTGGTGGAGATACCTTTGGCTATGTAGACATTGCACTGATTACATTCTACAGTTGGTTCGGAGCATATGAGAAGTTTGGTAACTTCAGCATCGAGGCAGAGAgtccaaaactgattgcttggGCTAAGAGGTGTATGGAGAAAGAGAGCGTGTCTAAGTCTCTCCCTGACCAAGAGAAAATTGTTGCGTACGCCGCTGAGTTTAGGAAGAATAATCTCTGA